The genomic stretch ATAATTATCAGTTAGGTTAAATGGTCTGACATGCAAGAATCCTGTGCTAGTAGAAGCCAATGATTTCTATTACGGTGGTTTGAATCTACCTGGTAACAAAACCACTCAATCTGGTACTAGGGTTACTTCTGTCAACGTAGCTCAAATTCCTGGACTGAATACTCTTGGCATCTCAATGGCTCGAATCGACTATATACCTGGTGGAGTTAACCCTCCACACATTCATCCTAGAGCCACTGAAATTCTGGTAGTCGTTGAAGGTTCATTACATGTTGGATTTGTCACCTCCAACCCCGAGAATCGATTAATCTCAAGAGTAATACATATGGGGGATGTGTTTGTTTTTCCAGTGGGACTTGTTCACTTTCAGAGAAATGTGGGATATGGAAATGCTGTTGCACTTCTTGCATTGAGCAGCCAGAATCCAGGTTTGATAAGCCTTGAAAATGTAGAGCAAATCCTACCAGAGCAAGTGAAGTTTTTCATACCAAGGCATTCCAAGTAGATGAAGATTTTGTTAACAAGATTCAACCATTGATTAGTATAATAAACTACTAGTGTTATCATTGTGTTACAAGTAATAAAAATTGTTACTGGTATTATTGATATTCAGCTTAAAGTATGTATATTTATACGCATATTGCTTCGCATTTTACTCACGTTTCGTAAAATTTCGGATGTGTAATCTAATAATTTATGTTAATTCGTGGTACTTTTATGTGTAGGAGTCATCCGGGAGGCAATTTTTTGCTCTTCGTAACGTGATCATAAGAACTGGTCCAACAACTGGCCTAATCCACATTACATACTTCAGATTTTAATTCTCTCTAGTCTGAGTTTGTGCTTGTGCTACAAACCTtggactttttttttgttttttaatcaATGATGTGGTTATCTTCATAGAATTATTACTTAAAATAAAGAAAGGATTACTCCGGCCTCTATCCTACATTAAATACTTTTTATCTAGTCTTCGAATGAGTTTCCTTATAAGCTGCCTTGCCTGTTGCCTGCACTAAAAAATTTGAGCAAATAAAATTAAAGTTTGTCAGTGTAGTCCACATTTTCTATTGATGACCGAGATGGATGGGTGGGAACTTATTTAACAACTGGCTCTGATGACTAtaatcaacttaattaaataaATCATCTTTTTTCTGATGACTCTAATATATTGAGCCTGCTTCAAGTTCATGAAAAGTCTTCTATCACTGACagccaggggcggatttaggggtgGAAATGTGTTCACCCGAACCTCTTTtgtcgaaaaattacactgtatatgtaaggcaaaatctattttttacctctatatattatgttttgaatccTCTTGACACAACCCAAAAGCATATCTTAGTAGTAAGGGGGTTCAAAACCTTTGAAAGGTCATTGGTTCTATTCCACTAGCTACAATCTTTTCCTTTTTTGGAACCCCTTGGCGGTAATCCTGCCTTTGCGTATTTCACTAAACTCCTGTTATGTGCGGGCTGGATCAGGAATCTTATATATGCGATTTTACCTTGCATTTACGCAAAATACTGTTTCCATAGTTAAACTAGATTACAAAGTAAGAACTTTCTCTTTCACTATATATAGCTTAAAATCCAATTATAAAGAACAAGAGCACGATGCCAATTGCCAGCATACAAGACGACAAATTATTCTGACATCCATATTCCTGTTCAACTAAAAATAAAAACCCACTTTGATgttgctttcattttcttcttttcacTTTTGGGATTGAGCTTTTCAAGTAATTAACATCAAAAGTCAACCATCAAAGTTTGTTGAATTTCTTTTATGCGTGTATATGGGGTTAACGCACACCCGATTTCCTAATAGATCAAATTGGGGTAAGAGTATGAATATATGATATCGAAATCGAAGCTGGGAACTCTTTGTATCGAGCTCACCATCGGACCTGATGAGACAACACTCCCCGAACCTAGAATGAATTTCGAGACTTCGGAAAATATGGCAAACGGCGGCACACGACTAATAGAGGACCGTGATATCCTCACCCAACCGGATATCACAGCGCAGATCTCGCCATATGTCAGTAACGGATCAGTAATCAACGAGAAAGgaggatttttaccttttttagaattGTATCTAAGGATGAAACTCCCCTACTATAATAtgacacattgtaacacgcatacCAAGGCAATACAAACTTATTTCTCTGCTTTCTAGCTATTGAAAAGTTCTTATTTTATTGTTGTTCttcatatacatttggcttcgAACCAAGGGTCTGGTTGAGGGCAAAATTACTATTCAACACAAATCCGAGTCCGGCCGTAACATCACAATTGATTTGGTTATTCATTCTATATTTAACTCGTTTATCTAACATTCTTGATTATTTGTGTTGACTCAattcacatatccttaaaaccgcgtataaatttaattgttatccgttttaagGGTAAACTATGAGTATTTTTTAGTGGGATATCTGTTTATGTCATAGTCGTAGTTTCTAGGCCTGCAGCTCATAGTTGTAGCACAAGCCTtcttcccttttccttttttcttggaTTGGATCAGCTAATGTAGGTGAATTGGAAATTAAAGCACTGTAGATTAAAGTTCTTCACGAGTCACTTGTGGTACCTTATTTGATGGGGAAAACAACATTGCCCTCGATCGCCACTCGAAAGCACTAATCCTCTTGTTACACTTGTTCCTCAACAAAGAAAATCCTTGTTTGAGTTTTAACATAAAGCTCGCCATTAAAATTTCAAGAAAAATAGGTCAAATTTATCCTCGTATTACTCAAACTTTAGCAACTTTGCTTTTCAAAGCATTTGGACACATAGAGTCCACTCATTTTAAGCTGGAGATACAATTTGCTAACAGTAACGATGTGGATGAACCAGTTAAAAGTCTAAAGTATATTGAGCAATTTTAGATAACATATCGACAAATTTGAGCATTTTCCCACGATCCAATTTCTTTTAGTGAAGTCCAATTTTTCTTGTAGTATACACCTAGGGAtattcatggttcggtttggattgattttttcctaaaaagaaatgAAACTAAATAAGTCGGTTTTCAAATAttggaaccaaaccaaaccaattaagtcgggtttttatcgattcgatttttgtcgatttttctattttttcagtTATTtatcggttttttcttaaatatgagacATACGCTACCAAATACATATTCTGGCGACTACATTTTCAACATAACACTATCAAACCAAATGTTCTTTGAGAAAtcttaccaagatatattgatgataattgaattatttattgatgaataatttaaggactcaattaaaattaaaatggattatttttaacatgaaatagatttttgtagttagcaaaagaaaaatatCAATCAAagtagaatgtaaaggtaaagaactaaaTTATTATAATAACAAAGCACTAGACTAAAATTGCAAAATGATTAACATGCACCATAAAATTTTGGaaactttatataaaaatattcgtatatataggtgtaataataaatttaaaatagctattTTTATAGTCGCTTTGGTTCGATTTTTTcggttttttttattaaaactaaaatcaaaccaaatttgatcatttttaaattcaaaaccaaaatcaaacttaaccaaaacaAAAAAGTATCAGTTTTTTTGATCGGATTGGTTCCACTTTTCaggtttttatgaacacccctgtATACACCTAATGAATTGGTAAGAAGGTCCTTTAACATGTCTAGTTAGAACTTAAATATTCGTGTAATTACACAAATCTatatcatactatattataagtggGAAGACCTTAAGTGTAAAGTTGAATTACATAAAAGCCCTTTAAAAATTGAATGACATTTTACCCCTCATCTAAacactatttttattatttgtaACCTTCCAATTAATTATTATCAACGAATCAATTATACAGAAAATCAACCACTGGATTAACCGATTCATTATGTTGTAAATAAGGAGAATTCGAggagttacaaaaaaaaaagtccaTGTAGACACGATTCATGTGATCCATCTGAATGGTCATTCTTCATTATATATTTAATGATGCATTAAAGAAAGAAATATTAGAAGTCTGAAACGTATAGGATTAATCTAGGTAAATAGGGTGTGAAGTTGGTAACAATTCATTCTCCCTGCTTTTATAcatattcaaaaatataaaacgCTTTCTATACCCATTTAAGGAGCTAGATGAGTGAAGTTCCTCCTCAGAAATGGATTGAGTAGTGTTTCTCATGTAAGAACATTAAAAAGTAACTAATATTACGTGTCTTTTATTGCAATCTAGAGTTTATTCATGAAATATTAAAGTAATTGTATATTTGTGTTACAGAAATGGATAATGCATAAGCAACTCAATTGACAAGGGTCCATGTTGAGTTCAAGGAGAATGATTTCAAGCCTTTCTTATGCATATATACATTTATAGATGGAATCAAGGTTACTACATTGGTTTATTATGtgtgtcacgccccctttttccctcttcgcatcggaaaatcgggtttatgatattttgggTATAGgataactcattccttttgggaactgggttttgcatttgaagagtcgccacctaatgatttaaggtgcattaggacacctatagggtttgtttctaagtttgtttgataaccagagatagggtaaggggttgaaattatcctaagaggaaggtgttaggcgcccctcaggatccactagtgtggttcccggctagatAGTTTTTTATgcatttgtacaattagcagataGGCAAATATAGGCTCAAAGCAGTGAGGGATTTGagtttgaacacataagagtttgaaaacaattaaagggcgaattttgaaaaaagagttatagttctacaaatacttgagaatataaaaggaggggtggtcctaggtttatttataatatggatcacatcaatgcgatacctggtatgacacttctcagaagaggggatacacgtggtattagcacaccggtcatcatatccatatctacccttcccactccgttaaggtattaaagcgcggattggtctcgacctctattgcatgctattagccgtcacattcctatcagtcccggaggaacttagaactattattcctataagagggaggattttaggctgactcttgagtttttaaaggtaaaagactaaggcgacattcaaaacacataggactgcacattaggggaaacatataaacaactaagaggctcatatatacctcctcaagtaaagcatataaatagcatgacttaaacacatttagggtcagaatttaaagtactaagacagaggagttttaattgttgaagcagaccaatttattacataactcagataagaagtccgaatcaggtctgcctgctggttgtagcagttgctaattaaacaaaggcggattcagttttgttgttattacctaaggcttgcctaagtgtgtattggtgatgtcctataagcatgatatctattactgattccgAATGGAGCAAAGCAGTGACAGTTTTAAAcgagcgatttggatcctataggcatgctatctaaacCATATTAATAAAAGAGTaggttgtttaaactgattcagaacagtacgagtcaaattgatttttaaactagactggtttcagatcctatagatatGATCTCTATTATTGCTAATTTTTAATTCCTATAAAtatgatatctagttgaacgtgAAGTGGAGCAGGCAGGGCttacttgaaattcctataggcatgatttctatgaaaaatactgattttaatcTTATAAACATGACGTctgattatagccatttagatcctataggtatggtGTCTAAGCGTGGTAATATAACGCGCGAAGTTCATTAaataagttctataggcatgttctctatcTACGTGAAAGTGGAGCATGCAGAACTTGAATTAAAACAGaacatatcctataggcatggtatctacccttctAATAACTAAACATGCATAGTTACCCCAtccctttcactagccaaccccaatatttgttaaattattataaaccaaatactgaattacaacagaaaagtgcaaaataagaagttacaactataggaagcctgattctgacttcctctctgagttatggaataaaccacctcaaaagccacttgtttcaaagcctttctccgtCTTGGGTTTGTCAAAgctccctaagggtctcaagggaccccgggcagtgcttacaccaaggtttgcataaccaaatagggatGAGTGCAGTgcggaagggccagcccttatgtgtccaagttcatagggagctcaagggtcccaaggcaaggctcacacaagaggggcagaacctaggttctaacaGTATAGTGGAAATGTAGAaatagagatttatttaaaactagGTGAGAATAGTAAGGgataagggtgatttgaaaatagtagtaataaaacttgaactacacagaatcagtaatTGCACAAAGGGGTCAGGATTTTAGGAATACAAAGCATGAAACATATGACCCCAGGAAGGGTCAGGTTTGGATATGCACAATAATAGATGATGCtgacatgcccacaaaccagccaaagaacacaaacacatatgaggatatgggggtttgggattcacgagtcaacaaattacataacaagtgactgacagagtacatacataagggaaaatattaatttaaaaggggagGGAGCAGATTGCAGCATGCTTAGTAATGTAACCTGATTgcataaacataagcagaagcAGGCAAGAGTTAAGGAAACTGAAAcagctaaagaaacatgttgttgctgatacttgaagattaactaggacataccagtaggaagcaaagtgcagaaaggaaaatgtaagcaaatttccacagtctagccttggctttcagccgacaaagcaatagcacaagtaatagtagagaaaagagagagttttgagtagAGTATGTATTCTAAACTCAGAtggttcgtgtctttgaaagagaagagggtgggtatttatagttttgaaaacaggtgaagaataaggtaataagtgaAATCTtaatacaaacatggaaacaatcacaagtcagaatcaattaacccaagtgattccctttaattaaggaatccctGTTTAACGGGTAGCAACAGGTCTAATtaagaaaggaaaatcaacttgGAAACAAATTGATTATTGCTATAAAAAGggtagtaaaagcatgaagtaaacaatcAGGTCTAAGTACAAAGACAAGCTTATTTTGGAAGAGATTCAGTAAGGTAAAATATCATAGTAAAGGAAAGGGATCAATTAACTTTAAACAGATGAGTAGGAATTAGGGCTCgtaaaagaaaagcttttgcaaTTAGTCACAAGaccaagatcaatcaaggaagaaacataattctgcacttcagtatataaatagagtgaacagaagcattagacatgcgaggccaagcacattggcaaaagaaacaacatacaatagtagcagaaataagcATAAGATTCAATAGTGAACAAAGTTAGATAGTCATGGCTCACACgtatagccaaagtgaagaagagagtcaaaacaagtaaaggtctcacagtaacaagtgaggaaaaccttttaagaaattagggtttcaacaataATCGAGTTGAAAAGATAGtgaaactcagaatcagataggtcacataaaagaaaagagagtctaAAACAAGGAACTTTTAATCGAGTCAAGTATACTTTCAAACAAGCAGTCTCAGaccaaaagacctagggttttccacaataatcaagtttaaaagatggtaaaactcagaatcaaataATTCAAACGAGAACGAAGAACTTAATCGAGCAAGTACACATTCAAACATgcagtttcagaactcggatgagacaaaaaggaactagggttttaacatgctgactcaagtagaaggaaGGCATAACAAGcagtttgaacatagtaaaaccataaaacatcatcaagaatcagagaagagattctTTAAAAGAGAagttaagagaaaccctaatcggAGAAAATGAAGggtcgttttgaaagaaaagttgatgAACTTCCGAGAAAACACTTAAAACATTCATAGCAAGTacagatctaaagtagatctgaaagaaaaatcaaaagatcttaaagattagggtttcagaaaccCCTGAAAatgtgagaaagaccttgaaagtttccgatctaaccaggaaagtcaaggatctgccttgaaagaccatgaatggccggagaaaggtcatggctggccggagaaaagccatgaacagaagtcgagcaaAGACTGGACCAGATTTCCTCGAGGCCTGGCCATGAAACTATAGAAACAAGCACCCAGGAGCCGTAGGAGACTGATACATATCTCAAATGATCatggaggccatggattaggcaggggttgaggTAGATTAGGGTGGGGTTAGatggaggcggctagggttcttgagaggtttcagagagagttgagagagaaaggGGATTCAAAGACGGCGGGTGTAGATaaatgatttaggtttaggggtcgttcaaGGCTAAAGAACGGAATGGAGGAAGGTGGttgttgatctaaatgatcaacgagtAAGATTATAGGGgttaggtggggaatccgggttgggtcgtttaaataggttaggggtcgggtttgagttgcaattgggctgggaaattgggtctgatttgggctcaattttaggctgaaattgaaagccaatctggctagattttaaatagccattttccctatttattttataaaaaatagtaaattaatttttgaaaataaattaaagcactaaaataatttataacatataattaacaatttaaaaatataggaattGATTTTAtgaaacgcaattaaatcttaaaagaggctaacattgcaattacgTGCAATTTAGATTaacaatactaaataaatttgtaaaaatatgcaaaaattaccttagctatattttagtataaatataaaatcccaacaaatgaattacaaaaataataatttttaaaataattattggatttttatggataaaaaaggaaataaattggtttaaaaacctttaaacattatgaaaaaataataaaacacttggatatgcttacatatgcatatatatgccattttgaagttattttgaatattgaaaaatatataggaaaaaattgggtatcaacaatgtgAAAAGAGATTTCATCTCTTGATGCACGCTATTACttgttgtttttgattttctCCCCTAAAAGTTTAGCCTTTAGGTTTGCGAGACTCACCACAGCGAAATTTAGAAGGTGCAAGCAACAACATTTGTGTTTATATTGATACTCAACATATAAATTTGGGAATGCTATAATCggaaaatttcatcatttgatttaTCTTTGAGGAAATAGGTATAACGAAAGCACTTTTTAAGTTAGTTTTTTTTAATATGCACTCTATACCTATACCTATTAGCGTCGGTGCAACCTACTAATACTTTTTATTACACTGTATACCTATTAATTAAAGTGCAAAGTCTAATCCCACTACAGGTATGTTGGTCCTTGTCTTCTATCTTCTCCTATACACCAATATTACACGTTTAAAATGATAACATTGGTTGTGCAAAGAGGAGAAAGGTCAGATACCCGATTATATATAATTATAGAGGTGTATATGTATCATTCATGAACTAGAAATAAAGTcaataattctttttttttttaacgaataaaagaaacaaaaaaatgacAAGGTGAAGGTCCGAAAAGAAAATGCCTAGCAGGGGCAAGGAGAAAATTGGAAGAAGTTAGAATATAAAAGTATACATGTGTATTTGTTAGTGTTGAGCTCGTGTGCCCGCTAATTATCTTGATGCAACCGCCTTTGAAGtagaaaattttgagaaaatcttATGCATGATAGATGATAATCACCTCAAAGACAATTATGAGTATGCTACTAACTTCTTGAACCTTTTATGTGTTAAAACATTCATTCAATTATTTAACGGATAATATCTAgaattaatattttgaaaagatcATTTGAGTTATGTACTCGAGAAATTTACAAAAAGAATGTTTTATTTACGTTATTAACTTTCCTaaagtcaaaaatattttcatgaaTGATTTAAAACTAATGCTAAAAAAAGTAAGATAATATTAGTAGAATTATTTGTCCAATCGCCTAAATAAGAAGTCTCACATTTGCCTCGGAGATATCATTTACTTCTGAGAAGGGAAGATGCTAGCTCTTCTATCTTAATTATATATTCCATGCTAAGACATAATAGTTTAGATAGTCAATTTCAGATATCGAATTATTATGCTAAAAGTTGTAGTTCATGCAACTACAGTGAAAAAGTTTACTGCAGAAGACATGTACATAAATCTAAACAAAAGGTAAATACATCTCACATCATTCATCAGTTGTCTTAGAAATAAGCAATATTATGCTAAACTTGTGTGCGTTAATTCAATTTTATAGCTCCTAATGTTTTGAAAGAAATATACATGGAGTGAAGAAATTATTACTTTTAGATAGAAAATTTTATAATATCGTTTGTGGTCCAgagactagttatattaaaagcatgatgacccttagcgaaatatcgttcgtcttttATATCCCTTTACAATAGAGTTACACTAGacaaatagtcatttaattatttttctatatttagaaatagtcatttaattaattttctacTATTTAGGAACAATCATTTAATTATTCCCCATTTTTTTAGATCTAACATTTCAAGCAACTAAAACTAGGAAAGTTTTCGTCATTCAACTAAAACTACAAAAGTTTTATCTTTCAACTAACTTAAGAAAATTTTATTTACTTTCAAGGAAGTATCATAGGAATTCTTTTAGTAAATAAACTTTTGACAGATTAATTCTTCAAAAAAATATTAGGTAAAAAGGAgtaatttgattttctttttggtttAAAAGTCTTTATTTTCTAATAAACCATTAAACTATACATAATTTTACTTTGTATAAATCCCTTCCTGTTTCAAATTATATACCCAAAAACTTGTATAAAAGAAGCTACAATTCTACGTTTTCatcatcaaaactttgccgtatTCGGGCAGCAACTGTATTAAGGACTTTCGGGTTCTTCTTAAAATAAAAACTTTTTATAATAGTTGAATTTGCATTGCCGTGTTTATAGTAGT from Nicotiana sylvestris chromosome 12, ASM39365v2, whole genome shotgun sequence encodes the following:
- the LOC104213760 gene encoding putative germin-like protein 2-3, whose translation is MAKRIIILSLILTLFCSGLALEINPLQDFCVADTTSAVRLNGLTCKNPVLVEANDFYYGGLNLPGNKTTQSGTRVTSVNVAQIPGLNTLGISMARIDYIPGGVNPPHIHPRATEILVVVEGSLHVGFVTSNPENRLISRVIHMGDVFVFPVGLVHFQRNVGYGNAVALLALSSQNPGVIREAIFCSS